ACCTAAAGTAAACATCGCTCGTAAAAACCTTTTTTACGATTGGCTGAAACAAAATAATAAGCTGGGCGGACAACACAAAATCCCAAGACTCTCGAACACAAGAGAATACATTGATGAGCTCTTAGTTCTAAACCTTCAATATGTGTAGGTTTTTTCTTATTTAGTAAAACACACAACGTTTTATACGGCCTTTAATCTATATGTTATTATAATAACATCATAGTGGGTTATATTTACAAGAGAGCACAAATACTTAACCTTTATACTATGAAAACGACACTTTGTTTTCTCTTGTTTTTTGTAACACAAATTGTTCTTTCCCAGGACATAAATAATACTGCAACACAAAACACAGATTCTTCGACTTACATTGGTGAAAACGGATTTCATTTTGAAATTTCACCTACCTATTCGAATTCTGAATTTTCAGATATTGGATCTGGATTTTTCAGGAAGAAATTTATCATGGTTTCTGCTAAAAGGGTTGGAGGATTATCTAAAATTGACCCAAATACCAATGAAGCCTATAAAGATTTATACTGTTTAGATATCGATAACCATACTGGATTAATAAGCCGACCACTGTCATACTCTCGAATATTAAACACCCATTTTAGTGAAGATCAAATTAGCTTTTCAAAAAATGAACAAACGGCATATTACACAAGGAGTTCAAACGAAAACTCTTTAGAGTATAAAATTTATAAGTCTGATTTAGAAGAAAACTCAAATGGAAACTGGATTAATCACATCACTTTAAGCATTAATAAACCTGGTGTATCTATTGAAACACCTTTTGTAAATCATGCTGGTGATAAGCTCTATTTTGCCGCCAACTATCCAGATGGTTACGGTGGTTTTGATTTATATGTATCGGACATTAAACCAGATGGCACCTTAGACACGCCTAAAAATTTAGGTAGTAAAGTAAATACGGCCAAAGATGAAAAATACCCTGCATTATCTCTAGAGGACAATTACTTATTTTTTGCTTCCAAAGGCCATAAAAATTTAGGAGGCTATGATCTTTTTAGAAGTAAAATATCCAACAGAGGCATAAAAGACCCTAGAAATTTAGGAACCACTATCAATACTGATGATGATGATATTGCCTTTTTTATGGCCAACAAAAGTCGCGGTTATATGACTTCCAATAAACCTAATAGCATAGGAAGTTATGATGTTTATATCGTTAATATTTTTGAAGTCACACAATCCTTAACAGGAACAGTTTTAGATGCGGAAACCAAAATAAAACTCCCTAATGCACAACTCACATTATATGATGATGACGGGCTAGAAATTTCCAAAACCATAAGTGCTGCCGATGGCTCTTATAAATTTGCTGTGGAACCTTTTACAGATTATAGCATCACTACAGTAAAAGATGGTTTTATGAGCTCTCAAGAGCTTTTTACTTCCGATAAACCTTTAGATAAATATGTCTATAAAAAAGACATCCCTTTACAAACCATTGCGCCAATTATAAAGGACTCCAAAATTATGGTGGAAAACATCTATTTTGATTTCGATAAATGGAACATTAAAGAAGAATCGTATGTCACTTTAAATAAAGTCGTAAAAATACTTAACGACAATCCGGATATGAAGCTTTCAATTAATGCCCACACCGACAATAAAGGTAGTGATGCTTACAACTTAAACTTATCTAAAAAGCGAGCACAATCGACCGTAGCCTATTTAATTAGCAAAAACATTGACAAAAACCGATTAGAATCTCATGGTTTTGGCGAATCTCAGCCTATTATCGATTGTAAAGACCACTGCTCGAAAGAAGATCTACAAGCTAATAGGCGTATTGAGTTTGTAATTCTAAACTAAATTCTTAAGTTTATAAATCAAAAAAAAACAGACCATTTAAAAAAGTTACGTTCTATGCTATAATGCGTATCTCCAAAGATCTCAATACATTCATAAAACTATTTGCTATTTGACAAGCTTAGCCTGACAACTACCAAATAAGATTTTTTAATGGTCTATTCTATATAAAAACCGTTAGCTACAGCGCACTTTTAAATTGCTCCAAGAAACGTACATCATTCTCACTTAACAACCTAATATCTCCTATTTGGTGTAATAGCATAGCAATACGATCAATCCCTACACCAAAAGCAAAACCTGAATATTCGTTAGTATCGATATTACAATTTTCTAATACATTAGGATCTACCATACCACAACCCCCAATTTCTAACCAGCCCGTTCCTTTAGTGATTTTATAATCGGTTTCGGTTTCCAATCCCCAATACACATCAATTTCAGCACTTGGTTCTGTAAACGGAAAGTAAGAAGGACGTAAACGAATTTTACTCTTGCCAAACATTTCTGTAGTGAAATGTTGAAGTGTTTGCTTTAAATCGGCAAAACTCACATCCTTATCAATGTATAAACCTTCCACCTGATGGAAAAAACAGTGTGAACGTGCCGAAATAGCTTCATTTCTATACACGCGTCCAGGCGAAATGGTTCGAATTGGCGGTTTATTATTTTCCATATAACGCACCTGTACCGAACTGGTATGCGTACGCAATAAAATATCTGGATTGGTTTGAATAAAAAAGGTATCCTGCATATCACGTGCTGGATGATACTCTGGCAAGTTTAAGGCCGTAAAGTTATGCCAATCATCTTCAATTTCTGGTCCCTCACTAACGTTAAACCCAATACGTGAAAATATGTCTATAATTTGATTTTTAACAATAGAAATAGGATGACGTGCACCAATATGAATAGGCTCACCTGGGCGCGATAAATCGCCATATACTCCCTTAACTTCTTCGGTGCTCTCCAGAGTTTCCTTTAAAGCGTTTACTTTATCTTCAGCCGTTTTTTTAAGTTTATTTATGGTTTGTCCAAACTCCTTTTTCTGGTCGTTTGCTACATTTTTAAATTCGGCAAAAAAGTCATTTAACAAACCTTTCTTTCCTAAGTATTTAATACGGAATGCTTCAACCTCTTCTTTGGTTTTTGCTTCAAAAGCTTCTGCTTCAGCAATTAGGTCTTTTATTTTATCTATCATATCGTCATTTCAAAAATGAACGCAAATTTACTACTTTTTCGCGATTTGCGTTAGGGATTACGCATTGCTTTTTAATTTTTATCATATGAAAATCGTGAATGCAGAGCATTTTAAGAGGAAATCCTTTTTAAGCGTTCTCAATAAAAAAATTGGAAAAAAAAGTACAACCTCCCGATAGTTATCGAAAAGCTAACCTGCTAACTAGCAGGCAGACGCCCAATATTTGTTCAATTGATATATTCTGTTTCTAAAAAATAATTAACAATAGCCTCTTTCATTAACACGCTTTGCTCTCCAGCCTTTAAGTGCGGAAGGTTTTCAAGAACTTTATAATGAGGCCAACCTTCGTCATCCACAAAATCAAGTTCATAATACCCGTAAGGGGTAAGTAATTTACAAATAGCAATATGCATTAAATCGAGCTTTTGATCTTTTTTAAAAGTACGATCAAGCTGCCCCAATTCTTGTATGCCAATTAAATAAATGATCGCATCGAGATCTAAAGGGTCTCCATCGGCAAATTGATCAGACAGTTTTGTAACTACCACATTCCATCGCTCCTTTAATTGTTCATCTCTTGACATGTTTGTTGTTATTTTAACGAGGCTTAAATAAACACTAAGCGCTACCATGATTTTGCTGCCAAAGTTAAGCAATGGCTTGAATACTTGAGTTCTTCTACCTTAAAAAGGGCAGAAATTATTTTATATTTACAAAAATATTAACATTTATGGGCGTTATTGATATTGTTTTAGGAGCTTTAATCTTGTTTGGATTGGTTCGCGGATTTATGAAAGGACTTTTCGTAGAAGTGGCTTCACTAATCGCATTAATCGCAGGAGTTTATGGCGCGATTCACTTTAGCAATTATGCTGCCGATTACTTAAAAACATTAACCAGCTGGGAGGAAAACACCATCACTATTTGTGCCTTTGCCATCACTTTTATTGTTATCGTTCTGGCTATTGCTCTTGCAGGAAAAGCCCTCACAAAGTTAGCCAATTTCGCTGCTTTAGGCATTTTAAATAAATTATTAGGAGGGGTATTTGGAGCCTTAAAAATCGCATTAATACTTAGTGTTATACTAAATATATTTGACCGCATGAATAACCCGATCACTTTTCTTGATAAAGCAACAGTTGAAGATTCCCTATTATACGAGCCCGTAAAATCCATGGTGCCACTCATATACCCCAGCATTATGGCGGAAACTGAAAAGCAGGATAAAAACGAAACAACAGATGAAAGTCCGAATAAAAAATCTTCCTTTCTTAACAATGAAGCTTAGGTTATTCAAAAAACGAACCTTTTTGTCTCTCATACATACATTTTAAAGTTCTTAACATAAACTTTTCAGGAATTAATTATGGCATAATACCCATATGCTTCATTATATATGTGTGTTTTGTTTTTGTATCTCTAGAAACTCAAGTCATTTCAGTAACCTGTTTCAAAGCCTTTTGTATTAAAACTATGTCGTCAAAATAATAAAACACAGGAGGAATTTCAAACCTTGAGCTTTATAAATTCATTGTTATTGAAAGCGCTCATTAAGAAAACCAGAATAATTAATTTTGACTGAAAACATAGCAGTCATTCGAGGCTTTCTGAAAAGCAATATAAATTGATTTGTTAAGTTGAACATATTGAAGTCAATTTTGATTACTAATCAGTTAAAAATATGATGAAAAGTTGAAAGCTAGCTAATATTTTAAGAATAAAAATCAATAGCGTCCAAAACGCTTAAAAAGAGAAAGGGATTTTGTATCTCAAAATATTATTTTTGAGTTGCACAACAAAAAACAACCTTTCTCCATGACAAATATAACATTGTTCTCTCAGATAATCTCCAAATTAGACCGTTCTAGTTTTTCTAAACTTGTAAAAGCCAAGGGAATAGATAAACATCAAAAAGGATTTAATAGTTGGACACATTTAGTCTCCATGTTGTTTTGTCAATTTGCAAAAAGTCAATCCGTCCGAGATATAAGTAATGGACTTCGCTCTGCCACAGGAAACCTTAATCATTTAGGCATACAGAAAGCACCTTCTAAATCAACGATAAGCTATCAAAACAAACATCGAGACTGGACGCTTTATCGAGATTACTACTATGTTCTTTTAAAAAGTTTTGGACAGCACCCTCACTTAAAACGTGTTAAATTCAAAATTAAATCCAAGATATTTCTATTAGATTCTACAACGATAAGTCTATGTTTAAGTCTCTTTGATTGGGCAAAATACAAAACCCACAAAGGAGCTGTAAAAATGCACACCTTGCTTGATTATGATGGTAATTTACCGCACTTTGTAAATATTAGCGATGGTAAAACAGCAGATAATAAAGGAGCTTACGATATTCCTTTGATTAGCCGTTCGGTTATTGTCGCAGATCGATTTTATAATGATTTTTCGTTACTTAACGTTTGGGACAGCAACCAAGTGTTTTTTGTAATTAGGCACAAAGAAAACATCCAATTTAAGAGTATTAAAGAAAAAGAATTGCCAGAAAATAGACATCATCATGTTTTAAAAGATGAAATCATTGAGCTAACAGGGGCTAAATCAAAAACAAAATACCCAAAGAAGCTACGTAGAATAGCTGTATGGGACGATAAAAATAACCAGGAAATAGAACTTATTACCAACCAAATGTCTTAGACAGCAAACACAATTAGCCAACTCTACAAAGCTAGATGGGATATTGAGATATTCTTTAGAGACATCAAACAACAGCTACATATTAAATCGTTTATAGGAACTTCTGAAAATGCCGTAATGATACAAATATGGACGGCTCTTATTACTATACTCATCCTAAAAGCCTTAAAACCAAATGCAAAATATAATTGGTACTTGTCCAATTTAGTAGCTTTTATAAGACTTAACCTTTTTGTCAAAGTGGATTTGCAAAAATGGATTGATAGCCCTTTTAACGAGCGGCCTCCCCCCAAACAAAATTATACACAAGGGGTTCTTTTTTGAAAAAGATAAAAAACATGGCTAATTACCAGTAAAATCGTTGACTTTTGATTAGATCAAAAATGTTTAGGACAGGATTGAATAAAAATGATTAAATTACTGGTTATATGTTGTGGCACAGATTTCGATTTTATTTAGCCGTAATTCTTGAAATATTTTTAACTAAAAATTCCATGGCTCAGACTGAATTTTTTGGAGAATTTGGAGTACACAAAACTTTTAAGATTAAGGAGTTGTGGGTAATTAATATAGAAAGTAATTATAAACACGCATACCAACTTACCAAATGGCGACGAATAGGTTTAAGCGGGGGAATATCAAGGCATTTTGGCAAACATGTAACACTTCTTTTTGGTATTTCTAACAATTATAGGTTCGATCCTAAACTGGGAGATTTTTACGAGTTAAGCCCTGCACTAGGTGCAGACTTTAAACTACCCATTACATCTAACCTAGCAATTAGTCAACGCAGTAAGGTTGAATCTAAAAATTTCTTTATTTCAAAACACGTCCACTATTTTAGAGCACGTTTAAGAATAGAACTCGCTTACAAATTTAATAACCCAAACTGGAGTATGAATACAGGATATGAATGGTACTTCTTAAAAAACCCAATAAACAATGAGAGATTTCCTAGTTCGCGTGAATTTAATTTAACCATAAAAAAGAAGATACGAAATGGCCACGCCTTAGGTTTAACATATTTAAGGAATGTCTTTTTACCACATAGCGACAATGTTGGCGTAAATGGTAATACCATTTCATTATGGTATGAATTTTAATTTCATGGTTAGATTAATTCAGAAATTAAGTGACGCTTATTACCTGTAAGCAGCAAATAAAATTATCGGCTGGTTTGAGATCACTTAAAAATCCTTCCCGCTTTAGTAATGTTCCTTGAGTCGCCCTAGAGTTAATCTTTTTGCAACCATCGCATACACTTTTTAAAATCCTTAAAAATATGTGCTTTAGGAATTAATTGCGGAATGATACCTATACGTTCCATCATATATTTGGGCTGTTTTTGTATATCTACAAACAACACTAAAACACCTCTTTTATTTAAATCTTGAAGCATATCCTCCATAGCATACAAGCCCGATTGATCCATATATTGCATTCGACCTAAACGGATTATTACTTTAGTCGCAGAATTTGGTATTTGAGATATTAGTTGCTGAAAATCGCTAGTACTACCAAAAAACAAGGGCCCTTTTATGTGTTTAATAAAAACGTCTTCTTTTAAATGTTCAGGAAAATGAACCTCATCGCCCCAGGCTTCTTCTTTAAGTGGTTTTAAATCGGAACGTTCGGCAGTTAAATCGCCAATTTTTTTCATAAACATTAAGGAAGCTATAATGAGCCCAATACCAACCGCATATACCAAATTCCAAAATGTTGATAGTATGAGTACAACAAACATGATAATCACTTCAGAACTTACTCTTAAAGGTCCGAATTTGGTATCCCTCGGTAAGCTAGGAATGGCTTTCAACCCTTTAAAATCCATCACACCAATACCAACAGTAATTAAAATACCGGCCAATACAGCCGCTGGAATTCTAGAAGCCACCGGACCAAGACCTAGTAAAATTACAAGAAGAACCAAACTAGAAATCATACCTGAAAGTTTCGTTTTTCCTCCCGAAGAAATATTTACAACCGTTCTAATTGTAGCGCCAGCGCCAGGAATGCCACCAAAAACAGCCGCGATACTATTACCAATACCTTGACCAATTAACTCTTTATTAGGTAAATGTTTGGTTTTAGTCATATTATCGGCTACCACACTGGTGAGCAACGAATCTATAGCCCCTAAAAGCGCTAAGGTAAGGGCTGTAAAAATATAAGGTGTAAGATTAGGAAAACTAAAGGTTGTAAAAATTTCTAAATTGGGAATGGGTAAGCCTTTAGGGATGGTTTCTATAGGGCGATAATCCAAACCGAATATAACAGCAATACTAGTCATGATAACAAGGGCCACTAAAGTACTTGGAAGCGCTGTGGTTATTCGTTTAAATCCATAAATAATAAAAATGGTTCCAAAAGCCAAAATGAGTTCCAACCAATCCACATTATTAATGGCTCTGGGTAGTGCTTTTATCGCCCCTAAAGCACCCGATGTTTTTTTTGAAGCCAGGGTTTGAGATTCAACCAAAATATCGTGAGGTGTTACTGTTGACGATCGCTCGATGGTAATTTTAAAATCTTCAAGAACTAAAATACCTTCTCCCGCTTCTTCTTTTAATATGTTTTCAAGGATAATTTCTTCGGCATGCGGTTTAAAGCGTTCCACAAACTCATCATCTTCTTTGGGATAATACCCTAAAGACGGTAATATTTGAGTAAGTATAATTATAACTCCAATAGCGGTCATGAATCCTGACACAACAGGATAAGGTATATACCGAATATACCGTCCAAGACCCATAACGCCTAACCCAATTTGCATAAAACCAGAAAGCAAAAAAACACTTAAAATTATTGGCAATGCCTTAGACACATTACCATCGTTAGTAGCAATAATACCGGCAATAACCACCATACTAACGGCTGTCATAGGAGCGGTGGGGCCGGAAATTTGAGTATTAGTACCTCCAAATAGAGCCGCAAAGAAACTAATAAAAATCGCACCATAAAGCCCGGCTGTAGGACCAAGACCAGACGACACTCCAAAAGCTAAAGCCAAAGGAAGTGCTACAATTCCAGCAGTTATTCCTCCGAATGCATCACCCTTAATATTTGAAAACAGATGCTTCATATTCTAAATATAATTAAGAATTAACAAGGCACAAAACAAAAACTAAGAATACAACAATATAAAAACTTAATAATTAAACCCGTTGTGCATTATGATTTAAAAGAAAAAAGTTGTTCATCTTACTGAAAATCAGTAAATTGATTTAACTACAAATCATTAATAATGAACAACTTGAGTGCAAATTACGAAAGAATATTGGAAGTATTAAGAAAAATATCGAAAGAACAACTTTTAAGTTATCAAAGACGACAACCAAAGCTTAGTGATTTAGAACTTATCAGTTTGAGTCTTACTGCCGAATTTATGGGAATAGATAGTGAAAATGACCTTTTTAGAAAACTTCCAGATTCCCTATTATCAAAAATAGAGAGAAGTGTCTACAATAGAAGAAGACGAAAACTAGTTAATAAGCTCAATAGTATCAGGTTAAGCTTAGCTTCCCATTTTAATGAATTTGAAGATTATTTTGTAGTAGATAGTATGCCTTTAGAAGTTTGTAAATTATCACGCAGTTCTCGTTCAAAGATTTGTAAAGAAAACACTTATGCATTTCCAGATAAAGGTTATTGTGCAGCTCAAAGTTCTAATTATTACAGTTATAAACTGCACGCTGTTTGTTCTGTAAATGGTGTCTTTCAAAGTATCGATTTGAGTCCAGCATCTGTACACGATATTAATTATCTTAAAGATATTAAGATGCAAATAAGCGATTGTACATTAATTGGTGATAAAGGCTATTTATCAACAGAAATACAGCTTAACTTATTTGAAACCTGTAATATAACGCTAAATACACCTATGAGAAGCAATCAAAAAAATTACAAAGTACAGCCTTATGTATTTAGAAAAAAGAGGAAAAGGATAGAAACATTATTTTCACAACTTTGTGACCAATTTATGATAAGACGCAATTATGCTAAAACTTTTGAAGGTTTTAAAACAAGAATCGTAGCTAAGATAACTGCTTTAACAACTATTCAGTATATCAATAAGTTTATTTTTGGGAGAAACATTAATAATATTAAAATTAGCATTATTTAAAATGCACAACGGGTTAATTAAATGTTTAATGGTATTTAAAACAAAAAAATAGGCTATCTGAAAAGTGTCATTGAATTTTCATACAGCCTATTTAGTTAGCGCTGCTATTAAAAGAATTAATAGAAACTAATTATTATGATTAAGCAGATTAATAAAGACACTATCCCGTAAAGTGTGTAAGTTATAAATCGAGGGTTTAGCTTTTTTAAAGTTGAACCCTTTTTTCAAATATAGTTAAAAACTGGTTTAAAATAATGCCCCAGTTCCTAATAGGCATCGACCATTTTTTGGTA
This genomic interval from Tamlana carrageenivorans contains the following:
- a CDS encoding OmpA family protein encodes the protein MKTTLCFLLFFVTQIVLSQDINNTATQNTDSSTYIGENGFHFEISPTYSNSEFSDIGSGFFRKKFIMVSAKRVGGLSKIDPNTNEAYKDLYCLDIDNHTGLISRPLSYSRILNTHFSEDQISFSKNEQTAYYTRSSNENSLEYKIYKSDLEENSNGNWINHITLSINKPGVSIETPFVNHAGDKLYFAANYPDGYGGFDLYVSDIKPDGTLDTPKNLGSKVNTAKDEKYPALSLEDNYLFFASKGHKNLGGYDLFRSKISNRGIKDPRNLGTTINTDDDDIAFFMANKSRGYMTSNKPNSIGSYDVYIVNIFEVTQSLTGTVLDAETKIKLPNAQLTLYDDDGLEISKTISAADGSYKFAVEPFTDYSITTVKDGFMSSQELFTSDKPLDKYVYKKDIPLQTIAPIIKDSKIMVENIYFDFDKWNIKEESYVTLNKVVKILNDNPDMKLSINAHTDNKGSDAYNLNLSKKRAQSTVAYLISKNIDKNRLESHGFGESQPIIDCKDHCSKEDLQANRRIEFVILN
- the pheS gene encoding phenylalanine--tRNA ligase subunit alpha, which produces MIDKIKDLIAEAEAFEAKTKEEVEAFRIKYLGKKGLLNDFFAEFKNVANDQKKEFGQTINKLKKTAEDKVNALKETLESTEEVKGVYGDLSRPGEPIHIGARHPISIVKNQIIDIFSRIGFNVSEGPEIEDDWHNFTALNLPEYHPARDMQDTFFIQTNPDILLRTHTSSVQVRYMENNKPPIRTISPGRVYRNEAISARSHCFFHQVEGLYIDKDVSFADLKQTLQHFTTEMFGKSKIRLRPSYFPFTEPSAEIDVYWGLETETDYKITKGTGWLEIGGCGMVDPNVLENCNIDTNEYSGFAFGVGIDRIAMLLHQIGDIRLLSENDVRFLEQFKSAL
- a CDS encoding CvpA family protein encodes the protein MGVIDIVLGALILFGLVRGFMKGLFVEVASLIALIAGVYGAIHFSNYAADYLKTLTSWEENTITICAFAITFIVIVLAIALAGKALTKLANFAALGILNKLLGGVFGALKIALILSVILNIFDRMNNPITFLDKATVEDSLLYEPVKSMVPLIYPSIMAETEKQDKNETTDESPNKKSSFLNNEA
- a CDS encoding DUF2490 domain-containing protein, with the translated sequence MAQTEFFGEFGVHKTFKIKELWVINIESNYKHAYQLTKWRRIGLSGGISRHFGKHVTLLFGISNNYRFDPKLGDFYELSPALGADFKLPITSNLAISQRSKVESKNFFISKHVHYFRARLRIELAYKFNNPNWSMNTGYEWYFLKNPINNERFPSSREFNLTIKKKIRNGHALGLTYLRNVFLPHSDNVGVNGNTISLWYEF
- a CDS encoding SulP family inorganic anion transporter — its product is MKHLFSNIKGDAFGGITAGIVALPLALAFGVSSGLGPTAGLYGAIFISFFAALFGGTNTQISGPTAPMTAVSMVVIAGIIATNDGNVSKALPIILSVFLLSGFMQIGLGVMGLGRYIRYIPYPVVSGFMTAIGVIIILTQILPSLGYYPKEDDEFVERFKPHAEEIILENILKEEAGEGILVLEDFKITIERSSTVTPHDILVESQTLASKKTSGALGAIKALPRAINNVDWLELILAFGTIFIIYGFKRITTALPSTLVALVIMTSIAVIFGLDYRPIETIPKGLPIPNLEIFTTFSFPNLTPYIFTALTLALLGAIDSLLTSVVADNMTKTKHLPNKELIGQGIGNSIAAVFGGIPGAGATIRTVVNISSGGKTKLSGMISSLVLLVILLGLGPVASRIPAAVLAGILITVGIGVMDFKGLKAIPSLPRDTKFGPLRVSSEVIIMFVVLILSTFWNLVYAVGIGLIIASLMFMKKIGDLTAERSDLKPLKEEAWGDEVHFPEHLKEDVFIKHIKGPLFFGSTSDFQQLISQIPNSATKVIIRLGRMQYMDQSGLYAMEDMLQDLNKRGVLVLFVDIQKQPKYMMERIGIIPQLIPKAHIFKDFKKCMRWLQKD
- a CDS encoding IS982 family transposase translates to MNNLSANYERILEVLRKISKEQLLSYQRRQPKLSDLELISLSLTAEFMGIDSENDLFRKLPDSLLSKIERSVYNRRRRKLVNKLNSIRLSLASHFNEFEDYFVVDSMPLEVCKLSRSSRSKICKENTYAFPDKGYCAAQSSNYYSYKLHAVCSVNGVFQSIDLSPASVHDINYLKDIKMQISDCTLIGDKGYLSTEIQLNLFETCNITLNTPMRSNQKNYKVQPYVFRKKRKRIETLFSQLCDQFMIRRNYAKTFEGFKTRIVAKITALTTIQYINKFIFGRNINNIKISII